From Halorientalis litorea:
GTCCCCTCGCCCGGTGGACTGGGGGGTGTCGAGGCGGCACTGGTCGCCTTGCTCGTCGCGCTGACGGCGTTCACCGCCGCCGAAGCCTACGCCGTCGCGCTGGTCTACCGCGTCGCGAGTTACTGGTTCGCCATCGCCGCGGGCGGCATCGCGACGTTGTACGTCATCCGGCGGTCGTGAGCGCGTTCCGGCGGGTATTAGTCACGCCGGACCCGGAGTCGAGACATGACCAACCAGGAACTCATCGACGCGCTCCGGGCCGCAGACGCCGTGAAGTTCGGCGAGTTCGAGCTCTCACACGGGGGCACGTCGGACTACTACGTCGACAAGTACGTCTTCGAGACGGACCCCCACTGTCTGGACCTCATCGCCGACGCGTTCGCCGAGCGCGTCGGTGACGCGACGCTCGCCGGTGTCGCGTTGGGGGCCGTCCCGCTGGTAGCCGTCACGAGCGTCGAAACCGGCCAGCCCTACGTCATCGCCCGCAAACAGGCGAAGGAGTACGGCACCGGGAACCGCATCGAGGGCGAGTTGGTCGAGGGCGAGGAAGTCGTCGTGCTGGAGGACATCGCCACGACCGGCCAGAGTGCCGTCGACGCCGTCGAAGCCCTGCGGGCGGCGGGCGCGACGGTGAACCGCGTGCTGGTCGTCGTGGACAGGCAGGAGGGGGCGAGCGAGCGACTGGCCGACCACGACATCGAGTTG
This genomic window contains:
- the pyrE gene encoding orotate phosphoribosyltransferase, whose amino-acid sequence is MTNQELIDALRAADAVKFGEFELSHGGTSDYYVDKYVFETDPHCLDLIADAFAERVGDATLAGVALGAVPLVAVTSVETGQPYVIARKQAKEYGTGNRIEGELVEGEEVVVLEDIATTGQSAVDAVEALRAAGATVNRVLVVVDRQEGASERLADHDIELESLLTAADLLADAED